The following is a genomic window from Capnocytophaga stomatis.
ACAGGAACATACATCGAAAAAGACCTTTCCATCAATGAAGAAATCGAAAAATTAAGGCTTAGTGCCACTTCTTCCTTGCTTTCGGGGCGACGTGATGTGCTGGTCGTGGCTTCCGTTTCGTGTCTGTACGGAATTGGGAATCCCGTTGAATTTCAGAAGAATGTCATCACTATCAAACGTGGAGAAATACTTCCTCGAACCAAATTTATGCATCGTTTGGTGCAAAGTTTGTACGCCCGAACTACTGCCGATTTCATTCACGGAAATTTCCGAGTGAAAGGCGATGTGGTGGACGTTTACCCCGGCTATTCCGATACGCCTTTCCGCATTCATTTCTTTGGAGATGAAATCGAAGAAATTGAAGTTTTTGACCCGCAAACTAACAAAGTAACAGAACGTTACGATAGCTTGAACATTTATCCCGCCAATATGTTCGTGACCTCGCCCGATGTATTGCAGAAAGCCATTTGGAACATTCAGCAGGATTTGACCAAACAAGTGGAATATTTTAAAGAAATAGGCAAACATCTGGAAGCCAAACGATTGGAAGAACGCACAAATTTCGATTTGGAGATGATTCGCGAGTTGGGATATTGTTCGGGTATTGAAAATTATTCTCGTTATTTGGACGGAAGAGAACCTGGTTCACGTCCGTTTTGTTTGTTGGATTATTTTCCTGATGATTTTCTGATGGTTATCGACGAAAGTCACGTAACCGTTCCGCAGGTGCACGCAATGTACGGAGGCGACCGCAGTCGGAAAGAAAATTTAGTGGAATACGGTTTTCGCTTGCCCGCTGCTTTGGACAATCGTCCGCTGAAATTTGAAGAATTTGAAGCACTTCAAAATCAGGTAATTTACGTAAGTGCCACACCTGCCGATTATGAACTTCAAAAAACGCAAGGAGTTTATGTTGAGCAGATTATCCGTCCGACAGGATTGCTTGACCCAGAAATTGAAATCCGTCCGAGCGAGAATCAAATTGATGATTTGGCAGAAGAAATTCAGCTTCGGGTGGAAAAAGACGAACGTATTTTGGTTACAACATTAACCAAACGAATGGCGGAAGAATTCACCAAATATCTTACCAAAATTGGGGTGCGTTGCCGATACATTCACAGCGATGTGGATACCCTTGAACGTGTGGAGATTATGCAAGATTTACGCCGTGGATTGTTCGATGTTTTGGTGGGCGTAAACCTGCTTCGTGAAGGATTGGATTTGCCCGAGGTTTCGCTCGTTGCCATTTTAGATGCTGACAAGGAAGGCTTTTTGCGTTCTACGCGTTCGCTGACCCAAACGGTGGGGCGTGCCGCTCGTAACGTAAACGGAAAAGCCATTATGTACGCCGATAAAATTACGCAAAGTATGCGAATTACCATTGACGACACCAACTATCGACGTGAAAAACAGATGAATTACAATCTTCGTAATGGTATCACACCCAAGCCTTTAAATAAAAAAATAGAAAACACTTTAAGTAAAAGTCCGATTACCGAATTTCACTACGACCCTTCGTTCAAAAAAGAAAAAGCACCTGAAAAAGAGCTTCTTTCCGAAAAAGAAATTGAGAAAAAAATCCGAGAAACTCGCAAACTGATGGAAACTGCCGCCAAAGAACTCGATTTTGTCAAAGCAGCTCAATATCGGGATGAAATAAAAAAATTGGAAGAAATGAAAAAATGATTTCTTGTCACTGAAAATGCTTTTTTATAGTGAGAATGTTAATTTTTTGTGCATCACAATTGACTTTCAAACTTTTTTATATCTTTGCCCCCGTTAATTTTTCAATTTATTTGTAATGATAAAGAAATTTTTATTTTCGGTTGCGATTTTTTCTACTTTTGCAATCAATGCCCAACAATCTTTTTCCGGGATAAACACAAGCCAATACGGTGGTATGTACAAAGGTACAACCAATCCCGCCAATTTTGTTGACGGAATGAGCAGATTTGCAATAAATGTTGTTTCAGTTGATGCCGATTTCGGGAACAACAAAATGGGATTAAACCTTGATTTGAAGAAAAGTTTTAATGACTTCACATCGCAAGCCTCTTCACACAATGACATCAATGCTGATGTGAACTTGGACGTGTTAGGACCTTCTTTTTATTTCCACGTAGGGCGAAAAAACGCTTTTGCTTTCACCTCAAGAGCTCGCGTGTTTATGGATGCACGAGGCATTGATGCTAAGGTACTTGAGTCTTTCTTATTAAATTCAAGCGATTTAAACCTTTCTCCTTCAGGATATTCTTTCAATCTTGATAAACAAAATGTTTCTGCCAACGCTTTCTCTGAATTTGCTTTTACTTGGGCAAGATTGTTAGCCAAAACAAGTAATCATTCCTTAAAAGCGGGTATCACTGCAAAATTTGTCAGAGGAGCAATCAGCACATACGCTGGTTTTTCGGAAATAAACGGAAATATCAAGGCTAATTTGATTGAAAACAACAATGATGCTATTGTAAATATAAACGTTCAAGGAAATCAAAATGCTGAATTTTTACTTTCAAACGGAGGTATCAATGTAACTAAGAGTCCAAAGTTTAATGATATTTTAAAATCTCAGACTTCTGCTTTAGGATTTGATTTTGGTTTCGTGTACGAATATCGTAAAGAAGGTTGCCCGAGCTGTACTACAACTCCTTATGATTTAAAACTTGGATTTTCTTTTACTGACATCGGTCGTTTGAAATATTCTGCTACCGAAGATTCTCAAAGATATTCTCTAAACGTGGGAAGTCACAACATTAATTTATCTGACGTTCAAAAAAGTATGGACGAAAGTCTTTTTGTTTCAAAAACATCTTTAAAAGGAGCTTCAATTATTTCTTCATTGCCAACATCGCTCAGATTGAATGCCGATGTACGCATCACAGGACCTATTTTTGTAGATGTATCTGCAAATTTCAACATTACAAATACCAGCAAAGTTTACAACACTTCGTACGCAAGCGGATTTGTAATCACTCCACGAGTGGAATGGAAATACATCGGGTTTTATCTTCCTATGTCAAGTGCCATCGGGATGGGAACAAACGTAGGAACAGCCGTTCGTTTAGGTCCTCTTTTCATTGGTTCAAGAAGTATTGTTAGTAATTTAATGTCTAAAAACGCAAAAGAATTAAACCTATTTGGCGGACTTCAATTTGAAATATAATATTTAGAAAATCATATTTTTTTGAAAAACAATGTGCTGAAATGGTACATTGTTTTTTTTATTAATAATCTTCTTTCGTAATTTCTGCTAATCAAAATCTTGATTATTTAAATAAAAAATTTACCTTTGTAAATATTTATCTTTTTTGAAAAATGAAACACTTAACATACTTATTATTAGTCTTTATTGGTTTTCCGATATCTGCCTTTTCACAAGATGATTCCGATGATGGAATGATTCAAACAAAAACCGAAAAAAAGGAAAAAAAAGGACGAGGACAGAAATATCTGGAAGACCAGTTTTACGTTGGGCTAACGTATGACTATTTGATTTCTGATGCGAGTAAAGTTGTTCAGCACAGCCTTTCCAGAGGAATACACGCTGGTTTTCAGAAAGATTTACCAATGAACCAACGCAGAAATATTGGTATTGCCTTGGGGGTTGGATATTCTTACGATTTGGTTTACAGCAATATTTTTCGCGAAAACACTTCTGATTTATATCATATCGTAAGTAATTTGAACGATTTGAATATCAACAAAAATTATTTTGAAACACACACGCTCGAATTCCCCATTGAGTTTCGTTGGCGAACTTCAACAGCTGAAAATCACAAATTTTGGCGAATTTACACGGGAATGAAGTTGGGATATGTTTTCGGAGCAAGAAGCCTTTACAAGCGCGACGATATCACTATTTACTTCAATAACTCAGACCTTAACAAAGATTGGCATTTTAAGGTTTATTCAGCTTTCGGGTACAACACCTGGAATTTTTTCATACAGTACAATCTGTCTTCCATTCTCAAAAATGCGAAGTTGGAAAATAACGCTTCTCTGAAATCTTCTCTTTTACAAATGGGGTTGATTTTCTATATTTTATAGTTTCTTGAAAGTTTGATTATGGAAGAAAATATTACACGTTGGCGATTAATTCTCGGGCAAGATGCAAGAGCTTTGGAAAATGCTTCTTTAAATGAGCAACAATCCATAATGGATTCTGCCTTGTCTGCCATCTATGACGGAGATACAACGAAAAATAACGGAAGTAGGAAGGCTGGTTTGGGCTCTTCTGCTCCAAATTTAGCCAAATGGCTTACCGATGTACGGAGTTTCTTTCCACAAGATGTAGTTAGCATAATTCAATCCGATGCCATTGAACGTAAAGGGCTTACAAAGCTTTTATTTGAACCCGAAACTCTTAAAAATGTAAAACCTGATATCTCAATAGTCGGGACTTTAATGGCTTTGAAAGGGCAAATTCCCGAAAAATCAAAAGAAGCTGCACGCCAACTTGTTAAGGAAGTGGTAAATGAAATTATGAAACGAATGGAGCAGGATTTGCGTCGTGCCGTGACAGGAGCTTTAAACAAAAAAGCTCATTCTCCCATTTCTAATTTCGCCTCAACTGATTGGAAAAGAACTATTAACCGAAATCTTAAAAATTACGACACGAAAACCAAACGCCTAATTCCTGAAAAATTTTACTTTTTTGAACGTAGCCAAAAACAAAAAAATTGGACTGTTATTTTGGATATCGACCAAAGCGGTTCGATGTGCGATTCAATCATTTACTCATCGGTAATGGGTTCTATCTTTGCAAGTATGCCGGCATTGGACACGCACGTAGTTGCCTTTGACACACAAGTTACAGACCTTACCGAACTTTGCAGGCAAGACCCTGTGGATATGCTTTTTGGAGTGCAACTCGGAGGAGGAACAGATATCAACAAATCCGTTGCTTACTGCCAAACGCTAATCGAAAATCCAAGAAAAACAATGTTTATCCTGATTTCGGATTTGTACGAAGGTGGCGTGAGAACAGGATTACTCCGACGGCTTTCACAAATGCACGAAGACGGAGTAAAAGTAATTGTTTTGCTCGCTCTTTCCGATAGCGGAAGACCCGATTATGATGAAAAATTAGGAAAAGAAATCAGTAAATTAGGAATTGCCTGCTTTGCCTGCACTCCCGATAAATTACCCGAATTAGTGGAAGCATCACTGAAAGGTCACGACTTAAAAAAATTTGAAACGTCCTCAAAACAACAAATATAATCGAAAAAAGACTTCTGAGTTTCAGAAGTCTTTTTTTGGTTTTTACCGAGATTTTCTTAAATTCCTATCTCAACTTGGAATCGTAAGTACCACTCTTTTTGAGAATTATCAAGCAAGGTTTTATTAGTTCTGGTAATTTCCATCTGAGCCTTGAATGCGTGTTCCCAAATGTATTTAGTAACTCCTAATGAAAGTTGATTTCGCTTAGGCATTATGTCTTTCAAATCATTAGTTGGAGCAAGGTGCGAATATCTGGAAGCAATTTCCCAGTTACTTGGGAAAGCATAACTCAACTGAGCATCAAATCCACGCCCAGTCTCTACAAATGACTTTGCACTCAAATCAACCAAAGGATTATTTGCTGTACGTTGCATATATGATGCCATTGCAGCCCAACCGTTGTATTTCATCAAACCATCAACTAACACTGATTGCAAATTTCTGGTTTGGTCATTAACCAATGTATTTCCGTTTTGCCCCTGAGTTTTTGTAGCGTTGTGGTTATAATGATAGGTCGCTCCGAAATAAAGTTTTGGCGTTTCCTCCCTTAAAATATCTCCTTCAAAGTATTCACCACCTTTTTTAAATTTACCCAAAGGAAGAACCTCAAAACGAGCAGTATAGGCAAGTCCTGTATTTCTACCAACAAAATCGCGCCCCTCACCTGTAGTCACGGCAGTTTTAAAATTGTAAGAAAATTTATCGTTATATTGTTTCAGATAATGAACTTGAAAACCGAAATCTCTGTCTATATTAAAGGTTGCATTATTGATAGAACGGTCTGTAAGTTGTAACGCTCCAGAAGAATTGATTCGCTGGCGATTCCCTGGTAATTTCGTTTGTCCGAAGCTCAACAACCAATTTTTATTAGGTTTGTAGAAAACAATTGCATCACGAATGATGTGGTTTCCGTTTACGTCACGGGGAGCAAAAGAGAGCTGTATCGTATAACCAAACTTTGGATCTGCAACAAAACCTTCAAATCGTAAACGTAATCTCCGAATATAAGCCTCATAGCCTACTTCATCATTTTTGTCCGTAACCACACTGAAACGATTCTGCATCCTAAAACGAATATTCATCTGAAATAAACTATCAGGAGCCGTTATCCCTACTCCTTTTTTAAAATCATAGTAAGGTGTCAGCTGTTCTTTATCTTCGTTTACTGCTTTCTGTGCAAACAAAATTGAGGAACTTACCATCAATAAATAAAAAAATAATCTCTTCATCTCATTACATTTTTTAATTTTGCGAAGATAACAAAAATAAATCTTATTAATCAACTAAGTTTATATTATTAGAAAACAAAAGTTTATTTTTTATAAGCATAATTTCTAAATCAAAAAAATCATTTGTATAACATTTATAAAAAAATCAAAAAACAATAACATAAAACGTTAAAATACATTTTTCAATAAAAAAGTAACCACAAAAATTGTTTTGTAATCATTTTTTACATACATTTGCATTATAATTATTCTTTTTCTTAAAAGAAGCATATAAAAGCATTTATTTAACAGATAATATGATTATAACAAAAAATCTTTTAGAAAGGAATTTTTATAACTGCATAAGAGAGATGATTATATTTTTGTTGATTTGAGACTGACTGATTTTTCAGCAGTCTCTTTTTTTTGCTCTTCTTCAATCAGAATTAATTCCGCTTCATAAGAACAATAACAAAAAAACAAGGTTCGAAAAGTACATTTCGAACCTTGTTATATAATTCTATTTTAACTAATTAGGCTTCTCCTTTTAATCCAAATAGAGGAATTGAGTGATGTGAATTCTCATCGATTATTCCGTTGGCTTTTTCAAATCGTTGTATGTTTTCGGACAACGCATTTAGCAAACGTTTTGCGTGTTGTGGCGTTAAAATAACCCGACTGCGTACTCTCGCCTTCGGAATTCCCGGCATAACACTCACAAAATCAACAACAAACTCACTCATTGAATGATTGATAATCGCCAAGTTTGAGTATATACCATCAGCAACTTTTTCATCAAGTTCAATACTCAACTGTCCTTCATTTTCTTTCAAATCACTCATAATCTATTTTGATTTTTTCTTTTCAGCAACTTCCATTTCTGCTTTTGAACCTACGAGGATTTTTTCGTAACGTTTCAAACCTGTTCCTGCAGGAATTCTATGTCCTACAACCACGTTTTCTTTCAATCCGTCGAGTGTATCTACTTTTCCGCTTACGGCTGCTTCGTTCAACACTTTTGTAGTTTCTTGGAAAGATGCCGCTGAAATGAACGACTTGGTTTGCAACGATGCTCTTGTAATACCCTGTAACACAGGCGTAGCCGTTGCAGGAATAATATCACGAGCAATTACTAAATTCTTATCAGCACGTTTAAGTAGTGAATTTTCGTCACGCAATTGGCGGAGAGAAACAATCTGACCTGCTTTTAAATTCTCCGAATCACCAACGTCTTCAACTATTTTTTTACCGAATAATTTATCGTTTTCTTCGATAAAATCATCTTTATGAACAAGCTGACCTTCAAGGAACAAGGTATCTCCCGGGTCTTGAATTTCAACTTTACGCATCATCTGACGAACGATTACCTCAAAGTGCTTATCGTTAATTTTCACACCTTGCAAACGATATACCTCTTGTACCTCGTTTACCAAATATTGCTGAACCGCCGAAGGTCCTTTGATTTTCAAAATGTCATCCGGAGTTACAGAACCATCAGAAAGCGGTTTTCCGGCACGCACATAGTCGTTTTCCTGAACCAAGATTTGGCTTGACAATTTCACCAAATATTTACGCTCTTCACCCAAACGAGATGTAACAATAACCTCTTTATTTCCACGTTTGATTTTTCCGAACGAAACTACCCCGTCAATTTCAGAAACGATTGCAGGATTTGAAGGATTTCGTGCTTCGAAAAGCTCCGTAACTCGAGGTAAACCTCCTGTGATATCCCCTGATTTTGCAGAGTTACGCGGAATTTTTACCAATACTTTTCCTTCTTCAACTTTACTTGCGTTCTCAACCATAATGTGAGCACCAACCGGTAAAGTGTACGAACGTAACACCTCATCGTTTTTATCCAAAATCAATAACGTTGGTACCAATTTTTTATTACGTGATTCTACAATCACTTTTTCTTGGAAACCTGTTTGTTCGTCAATTTCAATTTGATAAGTTACCCCTTGCTCAATACCTTCGTAAGCAATTTTTCCTGAAAACTCAGAAATGATAACCGCATTATACGGATCCCATTGGAAAAGCAAAGTTCCTTTAGTAACCTCTTGCTTATCTTTTACAAAGATGCTCGCACCATACGGAATATCGTGCGTTTGCAATACCATTCCGGTAGTTGGGTCAACTACTTTCAATTCAGAAGAGCGAACCACTACGCTAATCGGATTTCCTTCGTTATCTTTACCTTTTACTGCACGTAAATCTTCAATTTCAAGGATACCGTTAAAGCGAGCTTCTGCCTTATTCTCTTCGGAAACGTTACCTGCAACCCCTCCGGCGTGGAACGTACGAAGCGTAAGCTGCGTACCCGGCTCACCGATAGACTGTGCAGCCACAACTCCCACAGCTTCACCTGTTTGAACCATTTTTCCTGTAGAAAGGTTTCTTCCGTAACATTTAGCACAAATTCCGTGTTTAGCCTCACAAGTAAGTGCAGAGCGTACTTCCACCATTTCAATAGGAGCTTCATTGATTTTAGCCACTACTTTTTCAGTGATTTCTTCTCCTGACCTAACAAGTAATTCTTCCGTAAGAGGATTATAAACATCGTGAAGTGAAACACGTCCTAAGATGCGTTCTCCCAGAGTTTCAACCACTTCTTCGTTTTTCTTCAATGCACGAACCTCCACACCACGTAGCGTTCCACAATCTTCCGTGTTAATAATAACATCTTGTGAAACGTCCACCAAACGACGTGTTAAGTACCCCGCATCGGCAGTTTTCAAAGCGGTATCGGCAAGACCTTTACGAGCACCGTGCGTTGAAATGAAGTACTCCAAGATTGACAAACCTTCTTTAAAGTTCGACAAGATTGGGTTTTCGATAATCTCGCCCCCTCCTACTGTCGATTTTTTCGGTTTTGCCATCAAACCACGCATACCCGTAAGCTGGCGAATCTGCTCTTTTGAACCCCTCGCACCAGAATCCAACATCATATATACAGAGTTAAATCCTTGTTGGTCGTTGCTAATTCGCTTCATAGCCAACTCAGTAAGCTGAGCATTAGTTGATGTCCAAACGTCAATTACCTGATTATAACGCTCGTTGTTGGTAATAAGACCCATATTATAGTTCATCATAATTCCGTCAACCAAACCGTTTGCCTCAGCAATCATATCGGCTTTTTCTTGCGGAATAATGATATCTCCCAAACTAAACGACAATCCTCCTTGGAAAGCGAATTTGTATCCCATATTCTTAATCTTATCCAAGAAATCTGCCGTAGTAGGAATACTTGTGGATTTCAAAATATGACCGATAATATCACGCAATGACTTTTTAGTCAATACCTCATTGATATATCCAGCTTCTGCAGGAACCACTTCGTTGAAAAGAACTCTACCTGTTGTGGTTTCCAACACTTTATATACTTTATTTCCTTCCTCGTCCAAATCCCTTACTCGAACTTTGATAAAGGCATTCAAACTAAGTTTTTTCTCGTTGTAAGCAATATTTACTTCCTCCGCAGAATAGAAAGTCATTCCTTCTCCCTTAATTGGATACTCAGGTGTTGAGCGTCTGCCTTTGGTCATATAGTAAAGCCCCAAAACCATATCCTGTGAAGGTACGGTAATCGGCGAACCGTTGGCAGGATTCAAGATGTTATGCGATGCCAACATCAAAAGTTGAGCTTCCAAAATAGCTTCCGGACCTAATGGTAAGTGTACCGCCATCTGGTCACCGTCAAAGTCCGCGTTAAACGCCGTACACACTAGTGGGTGCAACTGAATTGCTTTACCTTCAATTAGTTTAGGCTGGAAGGCTTGGATTCCCAAACGGTGCAACGTGGGGGCACGGTTCAGAAGCACCGGATGCCCTTTAATCACATTTTCCAAGATATCCCAAACTACAGGTTCTTTTTTGTCAATAATTTTCTTAGCAGACTTAACCGTTTTTACGATTCCTCTTTCAATTAACTTACGGATAACGAAAGGCTTATAAAGCTCTGCTGCCATATTTTTAGGAAGACCACACTCATACAATTTGAGTTCAGGACCTACAACGATTACCGAACGAGCCGAGTAATCCACACGTTTTCCAAGTAAGTTTTGACGGAAACGTCCTTGTTTTCCTTTCAATGAATCAGAAAGTGATTTAAGCGGACGGTTTGATTCTGTTTTAACCGCTGATGACTTACGTGTATTGTCGAACAATGAATCTACCGATTCTTGCAACATACGCTTCTCGTTACGCAAAATCACCTCAGGAGCCTTAATCTCCATCAAACGTTTCAAACGATTGTTACGGATAATTACCCTACGATATAAATCGTTCAAATCGGAAGTTGCGAAACGCCCACCATCTAACGGAACTAACGGACGTAATTCAGGTGGAATCACAGGAATTACCTTCATTATCATCCATTCTGGTTTGTTTTCACGATTGTTTTTCGCTTCACGGAAAGCTTCAACCACCTGCAAGCGTTTTAAAGCTTCTGTTTTACGTTGTTTAGAACTTTCGTTATTTGCCTTGTGACGCAAATCGTAAGAAAGTTCATCCAAATCCAATCGTTGGAGCAAATCTAACAAACATTCTGCTCCCATTTTTGCCACAAACTTGTTAGGGTCAGTATCTTCTAAATACTGATTCTCAACAGGAAGTGACTCCATTATGTTAAGATACTCTTCTTCTGTAAGAAAATCTAATGGTTGGATATCTTCTCCGTCAGGTCCTTTTGCTATACCCGGCTGGATAACTACATAACGCTCGTAGTAAATAATCATATCCAACTTTTTAGATGGCAAGCCCAACAAATATCCAATTTTGTTAGGCAACGAGCGGAAATACCAAATATGAGCAATTGGCACTACCAAATTGATATGTCCTACCCTATCACGACGCACTTTTTTCTCTGTTACTTCAACACCACATCTATCACAAACAATCCCCTTGTAACGGATACGCTTGTATTTTCCGCAAGCACACTCGTAATCCTTTACAGGACCAAAAATACGCTCACAAAACAAACCATCTCGCTCAGGTTTGTGTGTACGATAATTGATGGTTTCGGGTTTGATAACCTCCCCACGAGAAGCCGCTAAAATTGACTCTGGCGAAGCCAATCCGATAGAAATTTTATCGAATTTTGAAACAGTTGTATTTTTATCTCTTGCCATACTATATGGTTGTAAAAATTTTTATTTTATTGTAAAACCTTCAAAGGTTCTTAAAACATTTTATTTTAGAGGATTTATTGAAAGAATTTTAGATTTTTAAAATAATTCTTCTTGAACTTTCTTTGGCAACCCTTTTACCACAAGTTTATATGAATTCAAAATCCATTTTTTAAGTAAATTATCGGAAATTTTCCCGTTAATTTGAACTCTATTCCAATGTTTTTTATTCATATGCCAACCTGCAGTAACTTCGGCATATTGTTCACGAAGCTCAACGGCTTCCTCAGGGTCACACTTGAGATTTATAAACTCATATTTTGTAATGTTTACCAAGCAAAACATTTTTCCTTTGACTGAAAAAACTAAAACTTCATCATCAAACGGAAAACTTTCTTCTGAAGCTTTAAGTGACAGGCAGAATTCACGCAATTCTTCAATATTCATCACAAATTGAGATTATTTATAAATTCAACTTTGCCAAAGCTAAAAACTTCGGCAAAGTTTCTGAATTTGAATCCTTTATTCTTCCAAACGAATATCTAATCCGAGACCTTTCAGCTCGTGCATCAATACATTGAACGACTCTGGCAATCCTGGTTCAGGCATCGCCTCACCTTTCACGATAGCTTCGTAAGTTTTTGCTCTTCCGATAACGTCATCTGACTTAACTGTCAAGATTTCACGAAGCGTGCTTGAAGCTCCATAAGCCTCCAAAGCCCAAACCTCCATCTCTCCGAAACGCTGACCTCCAAACTGAGCCTTACCTCCAAGTGGTTGTTGCGTAATAAGTGAGTAAGGTCCGATAGAACGTGCGTGCATTTTGTCGTCAATCATATGTCCGAGTTTAATCATATAAATGACTCCAACAGTTGCTGGTTGGTCAAAACGCTCCCCTGTTCCTCCGTCATATAAATACGTATGACCAAAACGCGGAATGCCTGCTTTATCAGTAAGTTCGTTAATTTGGTCTAATGAAGCTCCGTCAAAAATTGGAGTAGCGTACTTCTGACCTAATTTCTGACCTGCCCAACCTAACACAGTTTCGTAAATCTGACCAATGTTCATACGCGAAGGTACCCCAAGAGGGTTCAACACGATATCCACTGGTGTTCCGTCTTCCAAGAAAGGCATATCCTCATCACGAACAATTCGGGCTACGATACCTTTATTTCCGTGACGACCCGCCATTTTATCTCCTACCTTCAACTTACGTTTTTTAGCTATGTAAACTTTAGCAAGTTTCAAAATCCCTGCAGGAAGTTCATCACCCACTGAAATAGTAAATTTCTCACGGCGTAACGCTCCTTGCAAGTCATTCAACTTGATTTTATAATTGTGTAATAAATCATCAATCAAAGCGTTAGTTTCCTTCTCGTCTGTCCATCCGCCTGACACTAAGTGAGCGTAATCCTCAATTGAATCAAGCATTTTAATAGTGAATTTTCTTCCTTTTGCGATGATTTCCTCACCCAAGTCATTCAAAACTCCTTGTGAAGTTTTTCCATCAACCAAAGTGAATAATTTCTTAACCAATTTATCTTTAAGAGATTGGAAATTAGAATTAAAATTAGCTTCAACAACCGCTATGTCTTCTTTATCCTTACCTCTTTTTCTTTTATCTTTAACTACTCTTGAGAACAGTTTTTTATCAACAACTACCCCGTAAAGCGAAGGAGAAGCCTTCAAAGAAGCATCTTTTACATCTCCAGCCTTATCTCCGAAAATCGCACGAAGTAATTTTTCTTCCGGTGTTGGGTCAGATTCCCCTTTCGGTGTGATTTTACCTATAAGAATATCCCCAGGGCGAATCTCCGCTCCGATCCGAATCATACCATTCTCATCCAAATCTTTAGTAGCCTCCTCAGAAACGTTCGGGATATCATTAGTAAGCTCTTCAGCTCCTAATTTAGTATCACGAACTTCCAAAGAATACTCATCAATATGGATAGACGTAAAAATATCCTCACGAACCACACGCTCCGAAATCACAATAGCATCCTCAAAGTTATACCCTTTCCAAGGCATAAATGCTACCTTCATATTGCGACCTAAAGCCAATTCTCCTTGTTCTGTCGCATACCCTTCACAAAGAACCTGCCCTTTGGTAACTCGGTCACCTTTACGTACAATCGGTTTCAGGTTGATACAAGTACCTTGGTTAGTTTTTTGGAATTTAATCAGATTGTAAATCGTTTCATCTTCGTCAAAGCTTACTAATTTCTGATTTTCAGTACGGTCGTATGTAATTACAATTTTCTCAGCATCAACATATTCTACTGTTCCATCACCTTCTGCATTCATCAAAACACGTGAA
Proteins encoded in this region:
- the uvrB gene encoding excinuclease ABC subunit UvrB, whose amino-acid sequence is MQFSIQSDFQPTGDQPQAIKQLTQSIEKGEKYQVLLGVTGSGKTFTVANVVQNVQHPTLVLAHNKTLAAQLYSEFKAFFPNNAVEYFVSYYDYYQPEAYIPTTGTYIEKDLSINEEIEKLRLSATSSLLSGRRDVLVVASVSCLYGIGNPVEFQKNVITIKRGEILPRTKFMHRLVQSLYARTTADFIHGNFRVKGDVVDVYPGYSDTPFRIHFFGDEIEEIEVFDPQTNKVTERYDSLNIYPANMFVTSPDVLQKAIWNIQQDLTKQVEYFKEIGKHLEAKRLEERTNFDLEMIRELGYCSGIENYSRYLDGREPGSRPFCLLDYFPDDFLMVIDESHVTVPQVHAMYGGDRSRKENLVEYGFRLPAALDNRPLKFEEFEALQNQVIYVSATPADYELQKTQGVYVEQIIRPTGLLDPEIEIRPSENQIDDLAEEIQLRVEKDERILVTTLTKRMAEEFTKYLTKIGVRCRYIHSDVDTLERVEIMQDLRRGLFDVLVGVNLLREGLDLPEVSLVAILDADKEGFLRSTRSLTQTVGRAARNVNGKAIMYADKITQSMRITIDDTNYRREKQMNYNLRNGITPKPLNKKIENTLSKSPITEFHYDPSFKKEKAPEKELLSEKEIEKKIRETRKLMETAAKELDFVKAAQYRDEIKKLEEMKK
- a CDS encoding DUF5723 family protein, giving the protein MIKKFLFSVAIFSTFAINAQQSFSGINTSQYGGMYKGTTNPANFVDGMSRFAINVVSVDADFGNNKMGLNLDLKKSFNDFTSQASSHNDINADVNLDVLGPSFYFHVGRKNAFAFTSRARVFMDARGIDAKVLESFLLNSSDLNLSPSGYSFNLDKQNVSANAFSEFAFTWARLLAKTSNHSLKAGITAKFVRGAISTYAGFSEINGNIKANLIENNNDAIVNINVQGNQNAEFLLSNGGINVTKSPKFNDILKSQTSALGFDFGFVYEYRKEGCPSCTTTPYDLKLGFSFTDIGRLKYSATEDSQRYSLNVGSHNINLSDVQKSMDESLFVSKTSLKGASIISSLPTSLRLNADVRITGPIFVDVSANFNITNTSKVYNTSYASGFVITPRVEWKYIGFYLPMSSAIGMGTNVGTAVRLGPLFIGSRSIVSNLMSKNAKELNLFGGLQFEI
- a CDS encoding outer membrane beta-barrel protein codes for the protein MKHLTYLLLVFIGFPISAFSQDDSDDGMIQTKTEKKEKKGRGQKYLEDQFYVGLTYDYLISDASKVVQHSLSRGIHAGFQKDLPMNQRRNIGIALGVGYSYDLVYSNIFRENTSDLYHIVSNLNDLNINKNYFETHTLEFPIEFRWRTSTAENHKFWRIYTGMKLGYVFGARSLYKRDDITIYFNNSDLNKDWHFKVYSAFGYNTWNFFIQYNLSSILKNAKLENNASLKSSLLQMGLIFYIL
- a CDS encoding VWA domain-containing protein is translated as MEENITRWRLILGQDARALENASLNEQQSIMDSALSAIYDGDTTKNNGSRKAGLGSSAPNLAKWLTDVRSFFPQDVVSIIQSDAIERKGLTKLLFEPETLKNVKPDISIVGTLMALKGQIPEKSKEAARQLVKEVVNEIMKRMEQDLRRAVTGALNKKAHSPISNFASTDWKRTINRNLKNYDTKTKRLIPEKFYFFERSQKQKNWTVILDIDQSGSMCDSIIYSSVMGSIFASMPALDTHVVAFDTQVTDLTELCRQDPVDMLFGVQLGGGTDINKSVAYCQTLIENPRKTMFILISDLYEGGVRTGLLRRLSQMHEDGVKVIVLLALSDSGRPDYDEKLGKEISKLGIACFACTPDKLPELVEASLKGHDLKKFETSSKQQI